AGCTCAGGGTACCCCACCCTTCCGACGGGGCTTCGTCCCCGACACGATGCGATTGGATGACGATGAGGCCAGCATCGAGCTTCTCCGCCTCGTCGAGAATGGTCTTGGCGCGTGGGCCGTAGGCCACCTCCGCGGTCCACCGAACCCGCTTCTCGTCCAGCATCTTGCCGAGCTCGCCGAGATGCGCCGAAGCCCTCTCCTCCAGCTTGCTGTAGAACGCACTCTGCTCGTCGACACTCATGCCGGGAATCGTCTCGATCACGTGCAGCAGGCAGACGCTCCCTCCGGGCGCCGAAAGA
This Vicinamibacteria bacterium DNA region includes the following protein-coding sequences:
- a CDS encoding universal stress protein, coding for LSAPGGSVCLLHVIETIPGMSVDEQSAFYSKLEERASAHLGELGKMLDEKRVRWTAEVAYGPRAKTILDEAEKLDAGLIVIQSHRVGDEAPSEGWGTLSYQIGIFARCSVLLVK